Proteins from a single region of Sporosarcina sp. P33:
- the ftsZ gene encoding cell division protein FtsZ: MLEFETNIDSLAVIKVIGVGGGGNNAVNRMIEHGVQGVEFIAVNTDAQALQLSSAEVKLQIGEKLTRGLGAGANPEVGKKAAEESKEQIEEALRGADMVFVTAGMGGGTGTGAAPVIAQIAKDIGALTVGVVTRPFTFEGRKRSTSAAGGIASMKEAIDTLIVIPNDKLLEIVDKNTPMLEAFREADNVLRQGVQGISDLIAVPGLINLDFADVKTIMYNKGSALMGIGMSTGENRAAEAAKKAISSPLLETSIDGAKGVLMNITGGSNLSLFEVQEAADIVATASDENVNMIFGSVINDDLKDEIIVTVIATGFNEELLSSSRQRGPGVTGGVRQQRPAQQQPPAQSRYEEQPRYEQQPEPRQSQTNQHQHEEQLDIPTFLRNRTRRK, translated from the coding sequence ATGCTTGAATTTGAGACGAATATAGATTCTTTAGCAGTAATTAAAGTTATTGGAGTGGGCGGCGGCGGAAATAATGCGGTCAACCGTATGATCGAACATGGAGTGCAGGGTGTGGAGTTTATTGCGGTAAACACTGACGCTCAGGCATTGCAGTTATCATCGGCTGAAGTAAAGCTGCAAATCGGTGAAAAGCTTACAAGAGGACTCGGTGCGGGGGCAAATCCTGAAGTAGGCAAAAAAGCAGCAGAAGAAAGTAAAGAACAAATTGAAGAAGCACTGCGCGGAGCGGACATGGTATTCGTTACAGCGGGGATGGGCGGCGGAACGGGTACGGGTGCAGCACCGGTAATCGCTCAAATCGCCAAAGATATCGGCGCATTGACAGTAGGGGTTGTTACGCGCCCATTCACGTTTGAAGGAAGAAAGAGATCTACTTCAGCGGCAGGCGGCATTGCCAGCATGAAAGAAGCAATCGACACGCTGATTGTCATTCCAAACGACAAATTGCTGGAGATTGTTGACAAGAACACACCAATGCTGGAAGCGTTCAGAGAGGCAGACAACGTATTACGTCAGGGTGTTCAAGGTATCTCCGATTTGATCGCGGTACCTGGATTGATCAACCTCGACTTTGCCGATGTGAAAACAATTATGTACAACAAAGGTTCTGCATTGATGGGTATCGGTATGTCCACTGGAGAAAACCGTGCGGCAGAAGCTGCGAAAAAAGCTATTTCCAGTCCATTGCTTGAAACATCGATCGATGGAGCAAAAGGCGTTCTGATGAATATTACAGGCGGCTCTAACCTGAGCTTGTTTGAAGTGCAGGAAGCAGCAGATATCGTTGCCACTGCGTCAGATGAAAACGTCAATATGATTTTCGGTTCTGTGATCAATGATGATCTCAAAGACGAGATCATTGTCACAGTTATCGCAACAGGCTTTAACGAAGAGCTGCTTTCATCATCAAGACAAAGAGGCCCGGGCGTTACCGGCGGTGTGCGTCAGCAGCGTCCTGCCCAGCAGCAGCCGCCTGCTCAAAGCAGATATGAAGAGCAGCCGCGCTACGAGCAGCAGCCGGAGCCAAGACAGTCACAAACGAATCAGCACCAGCACGAAGAACAATTGGATATTCCAACGTTCTTGCGCAACCGTACACGCCGTAAATAA